The genomic window CGCGCTGTTGCCGAACTCGGACTCGGCACCGTTGCCGTTCACCGTGGTGGTGCCGTGGTCGTCACCGATCGCCATGGCCGAGGGGGCCGCGGCGGCGGAGAGACCGATCAGGGACACAGCCACAGCGGCGCCGGCCATCATCTTCTTCATTGCGCTTCACCTTTCGGAGCGTCCCGTTGTGGAACGTCCTGATTAACTCAGACCGGACGGTTTGGTTCCGCTACACCACTCGAACGGGTTGGACCGGTTTCCACGTCGACGTCCGCTACCTGGCTCCGCTCGCCCTCGCACCGCGTGCGGCGGGGACGAAGGCTCCTTGTCCGCGACGCCCCGGCACCCCCGGGGCCGGCGGAGCGCAGGGCGCCTCGGCGGGGCTCCGCCCGGCCTCGCCCTGCGACCTCGCGTGCCATTCGGCGAGCAGGCGGTCATAGATGGGCGTGGAGCTCTCCGGCGGGTGACCGGGGCCGGGGGAATGATGACTGTCGTACAGGTCCATGGGGCGCACCTACCCGGCCGCGCGGGATGCCTCGGCGACTGCTGCGGCAACCGGCCCAATATCCGCACTATCGGGCTACCCGACCTGCGGACGGCTCTCCCCGCCCGCAACAGACGTGTGGGGCCAGGACATCCGGGGTTCACGACCCAACAGTTCGGTCGTGCCCCGGACACACTGGCCCCACGCACCCTCACGGACTACGACGAGGCGGGAAGCGGCAGACCCCGGCCTGAACATGCACGGGGGCCGCCGATGTGACGCCTAATCAGTTGTTGCCCGCACCGTTGCCCGAGAGGACGGGGATGTCGCTGAGGATGTGCGACAGCGCCTCGTCACCCTTGGCCTGGGTGGAGTTCTCGGTGCACTGCTGGTTCTGCGGGGAGGACAGGACGTTGACGTCCTGGACCGAGATCGGGACGAGCCCGAGGAGCGATCCGACGTTGGCCTTCGCCGGGAGCGCGATGCAGGGCTTGTTGAACGAACCCTGGATGAGGCCGATCTGCGGGCTCATGTCGCCGTGCGTGCTGCTGTTGCCGTAGTACTGGTCGGCGCCGTTGCCGTTGACCGACGTCGTGCCGTTGTCGTTGCCGATCGCCATGGCCGAGGGGGCCGCGGCGGCGGAAACACCGGCGACGGAGGCGGCGACCGCCGCGGTCGCCAGGATCTTCTTCATCATGAACGTGCCCTTCTGATTAATCTGTTGCCCGCCTGTCCGGAGCATTCTGAACAACTGCGCCCGGTGGGATCCGGTTGCGTCATTTCACTCGAACGATTTCCCGTGTCCCATTTCCGTGGAAAAAGAGAAGGAACCGGGCCTGCGGGACGATGCGGGAGCGGGACCCCGATTCCGGTCAGCCGCCGAGCGGAAGCCCACCCAGGAGCGGCGCGGCGGCGTCAGCCACACCCGTCACGGTGTCCGCGGTGGAGTCCACGTCCTCCCGGGCGGACCCGGCGCTCCGGCCGACCGTGTCGACCAGGGGGTTCACCACCTGGTCAGGGATCTGCGGCACGGCCGACGTCAGCTGGTTCACGCCGGTGGTGAGGCTGATCCGGGGGGCGGTGGGGGTGGCCACCGCCGCGGAGGCGGGCGCGGCCGCTCCGAGGGTGGCCACGGAACCCGCGACGAGGGCGACGGTCTTCGCGTACTTCACTTTCTCAGATCCCTTCTCGGGCGGCATCCGCCGCCTCTGGACGGGACAACGATCAAGCCGTACGGGGGGAAACTGCGCACCAGCGGAATTTCACCCGGCGACAACGAAGAAGGCCCCGGACCGGTATGCACGGTCCAGGGCCTTCTCATGACGAGCCGTCGGCTCGGTCGGCAAAAGCTCAGTCGTTGATGCAGACGTTGCCGAACGCCGGGTTGAGCAGGCCGACGACGTTGACGGTGTTGCCGCAGACGTTCACCGGGATGTGGATCGGGACCTGCACGATGTTGCCCGACAGGACGCCCGGGGAACCGACGGCAGCAGCCTCGGCGCCGGAGTCGGCCATGGCCGGGGCAGCGGCGCCGAGCGCCATGAGGGTTCCGGCGGCGACGGCGGCGACCTTGGTGTACTTCACTTTCATCCCTTTCTGCAGCGGAGTCCTGAGCGGACACGTCTTTCGTGCCGCACGAGCGCTTTTCCCGACGCACTCGTGACTCCGAAGCTGTTATCCATAACGATCGGCGGGCGGCATCGAAACGCTATGCGCGAAGTTTCTCGGGAAACCGCCCGAATGCTGCAGGCCCGGGCCGCACGATGGAGGAGTGTCGGCGACCCGGACCGGTTCGTGCGGCCCGGTCAGCTGTTGCCGGCACCGTTGCCGGAGAGAACCGGAATGTCCGACAGGATGTGCGACAGCGGCTCGTCGCCCTTGGCCTGGGTGGAGTTGTCCGTGCACTGCTGGTTCTGCGGGTTGGACAGGACGTTGACGTCCTGGACCGCGACGGCGGCGAGAATGCCGACGAGCGCACCGGCGTTGGCCTTGACCGGGAGGGCGATGCAGGGCTTGTTCAGCGAGCCCTGGACGAGGCTGAGCTGCGGGCTCTGGTCACCCTTGGTCTCGCTGTTGCCGAACTCCGACTCGGCGCCGTTGCCGTTGACCGACGTCGTGCCCGTGTCGTCGCCGATCGCCATGGCGCTGGTCGCCGAGAGACCGAGGATGGAGGCGGCGACGGCACCCGTAGCCAGAACCTTCTTGATCACGATGAACCCTTCTCGTACCGAGTGCCCCGAGACGGAGCGCACTGATCAACTCGGCGCCGGGCGTTTGGTTCCCCCCATCGGCCCTCGTTCACCCGAATGCCAGAAGTCCACCCCGAAAGCGAACACCCGTACGTGACCCTTTCGGGTGGTTACACAATATGCACCGCTCTCCAAGTTTCCCCCGCAACCGCTGCGTCGTTATGGAGTCGTCCGCGTCGATGGAATGAGTTCCATCAGGGTCACCGCCCGCGCGAATTTCACCGGAGAAGGGCATTTAATGCGACAGGTTCTGAATAAAAGCATGATCGTCATGGCGGCGGCGTCGGGCATCCTGACCGCCGCGGGCGGTTATGCGCACGCCGATGCGTCGGCGGACGGTGTCGCCGCCAATTCGCCCGGTGTCGGCTCGGGCAACGCCGTACAGGTCCCGGTTCACGTCCCGGTCAACCTCTGCGGCAACACCGTCAATGTGATCGCTCTGCTGAACCCGGCCTTCGGCAACACCTGTGCGAACGTCAGCTCGGGCGGCGAGCACGGCGGCGGGTCCTCCGGCGCGAGCGCGGACGGCCACGCGGTCGGCTCCCCCGGTGTCGCGTCCGGCAACCTCGCCCAGGTTCCCGTCGAGATCCCGCTGAACGCCTGCGGCAACACCATCGACGTCGTCGGTGCGCTCAACCCGGCGTTCGGCAACTCCTGCGCCAACCACAGTGGTCACGACCACGGGCACCCGCCGGTCGACGAGCCGCCGGTCGACGAGCCCCCGACCGACGAGCCGCCGGTCGACGAGCCCCCGACCGACGAGCCGCCGGTCGACGAGCCCCCGACCGAGGAGCCGCCCACCGAGGAGCCGCCCACGGAGGAGCCCCCGGCGGAGGAGCCGCCGTCCGAGGAGCCGCCCACGTCGGTGCCGCCGACCTCCAAGCCCCCGGTGGACCAGCCGCCGGCCGGTAACCCCGGTCCGAACACACCCGGTTCGCAGCTGGCACAGACCGGCGCCGGCGACATCGGCCTGGCCGCCGGTGCGAGTGCGGCGCTGCTGCTGGGTGGCACGGTGCTCATGCGCCGTACCCGCGGTTCGCGCAACTAGCGGAACGAGCGGGAAGGGCCGTTCCGGCAGCGTGGCGCTGCCGGGACGGCCCTTCCGTGCGTGCGGGTGACACCGGCGGGGGTCAGACGGTGATGCGCTCGAAGACTGCGGCGAGGCCCTGACCGCCGCCGATACACATCGTCTCCAGGCCGTAGCGCGCCTCGCTGCGGTGCATCTCGTGGCTGAGCGTGGCGAGGATGCGGGCGCCCGTGGCGCCGACCGGGTGGCCGAGCGAGACACCGGATCCGTTGACGTTGATCCGCTGTTCGTGGTCCTTCTCACCGAGCCCCAGCTCCCGGGTGCAGGCCAGGACCTGAGCGGCGAACGCCTCGTTGATCTCGATCAGGTCGAGGTCGGCGAGGGTGAGCCCGGCGCGGCCGAGGGCCGCGTGGGTGGCCGGGACGGGGCCGATGCCCATCGTCGCGGCGGGGACACCGGCGCGGGCGAAGGAGACGAGACGGACGAGCGGGGTGAGCCCGAGCCGTTCGGCGGTGGCGGCGCTGGTCACGAGACAGGCTGCGGCCGCGTCGTTCTGGCCGCTGGCGTTGCCCGCGGTGACGGTCGCCTCCGGGTCGGACTCGCCCATGATGGGCCGCAGCGCGGCGAGTTGCTCGGCGGTCGTGTCGGGACGGGGGTGCTCGTCGGCGGTGACGACCGTCTCGCCCTTGCGGGTGCGTACGGTGACGGGGACCGTCTCCGCGTCGTAACGCCCCTCCTGCGCGGCGCGGGCGGCCCGTGCCTGGGAGCGCAGCGCGAGGGCGTCCTGGTCGGCCCGGCTGATGGAGTAGGCGCGGCGCAGGTTCTCCGCGGTCTCGATCATGCCGCCGGGCACGGGGTGGTTGACGCCTCCGGCGGTGACGCGGCCCCGGGCCAGCGAGTCGTGGAGCTGGAGGCCGGGGCCCGTGATGCCCCAGCGTCCGTCGTGCGTGTAGTAGGGGGCGGCGCTCATGACGTCGACGCCGCCCGCGATGACGACCTCGCTGAAACCGGCCCGGATCTGCATCGCCGCGTCGAGGACGGCCTGCAGCCCCGATCCGCAGCGCCGGTCGGTCTGGGCGCCGGTGACGGTCTCGGGAAGCCCGGCGTCGAGGGCGGCGACCCGGCCGATCGCCGGGGCGTCGGACGTGGGGTAGGCGTGTCCGAGGATCACCTCGTCGATCCGCTCGGGGTCGATGCCCGTGCGGGCGACGACCTCGGCGATGACGCGTGCGGCGAGCGCGGCGGGCGTCTGCCGGGCGAAGGCGCCGCCGAATCGCCCGATGGGTGTGCGCAGCGGCTCGCAGATGACGACATCGGTCGGGTCGGGCACGGCGGAACACCTTTCGGCGGGTTCGGGTGTGTGGGGTGACCTTCGCACTGGACCGCCGAGTCGGTCCAATATCGAGTTGGCGGGTGTTCAGGACGCCAGGCGTCTCAATCGGCCCCGGGTGTCGGCAGGGCCTCCTCGGCGACCGCGAGCACCGTCCGCAGCGCCGCCGACGGGTTGTCCGCGCGCCAGGCCAGCGCGGCCTGGCGACGGATGGGCGGACCGGCGAGGGGGCGGTAGACCAGCCCGGTCTGCTGGATGTGCTGGACGGAGGAGACGGTGAGTGTCACCCCGACCCCGGCGGCGACGAGGGCCAGGATGGTGTAGGAGTCCGGGGCCTCCTGCACGACACGGGGGTTGAAGCCGGTGGCCTCGCACGCCTGGACCATGGCGTCACGCACGGTGGAGCCCGCGTTGGCGGGGAAGGAGACGAAGGGTTCGTCGGCGAGGATCCCGATCGGGATGCTCTCCAGACCGGCCAGCCGGTGGTCCGAGGGCAGCGCGCACAGCAGTTCCTCCTCGTCGATCACCCGGAAGGACACTCCCGGCCGGGTGACCGGGAGGCGGACGAAGCCGAGGTCGAGGGTGCCGTCGGCGACCCCGGAGAGGGCGACGTTGGCATAGGTCTGCCCCTTCATGACCAGTTCGAGCGCGGGATGGGCGGCCCGCACGGCCCGGGTGAGCAGGGGCAGCGTCCCGTGGCTGGAGGCGCCCGCGAAGCCGATGGTGACGCGCCCGTACTCTCCGCGCCCTGCGGCCCGCGCGGCACGGACGGCGGTGTCGAGGTCCTCCAGCACCGTGCGGACAGGCTCGAGGAAGGACTCCCCCGCGCTGGTCAGCCGCACCGACCGGGTGTTGCGTTCGAAGAGCGCGACACCGAGTTCCTTCTCCAGCCGGCGGATCTGCTGGCTGAGCGGTGGCTGAGCCATCTGGAGCCGCTTGGCGGCCCGGCCGAAGTGCAGTTCCTCGGCCACGGCGGTGAAGGCGGTCAGATGGCGCAGCTCCACGAGGTCATCCATTCATTAATCAGCGGTCTCGGTTCGACCTTAATTTGATATTGGACAGCAATCAATGGGCGCTGAGACGGTGGATCGACCAACACGCACTCGCCGAGGAGCACCGTGGAGCGGACGGATACGGCCGACGGGCCCAGCAAGGTCATGTCGATGAGGGAGGCGATCGCCGCCTTCGTGCACGACGGGGCGACCGTCTGTCTGGAGGGCTTCACCCATCTCATCCCCACCGCCGCCGGGCACGAGATCATCCGCCAGGGCCGCAAGGACCTCACCGTCGTACGGATGACGGCGGACATCGTGGTGGACCAGATGATCGCCGCCGGCTGCGTGTCGAGGCTGGTGTCCTCCTTCGTGGGCAACTCCTCGGCGGGTTCACTCGGTGAGCTCCGGCGCCGGATCGA from Streptomyces sp. NBC_01341 includes these protein-coding regions:
- a CDS encoding rodlin — protein: MMKKILATAAVAASVAGVSAAAAPSAMAIGNDNGTTSVNGNGADQYYGNSSTHGDMSPQIGLIQGSFNKPCIALPAKANVGSLLGLVPISVQDVNVLSSPQNQQCTENSTQAKGDEALSHILSDIPVLSGNGAGNN
- a CDS encoding chaplin, whose product is MKYTKVAAVAAGTLMALGAAAPAMADSGAEAAAVGSPGVLSGNIVQVPIHIPVNVCGNTVNVVGLLNPAFGNVCIND
- a CDS encoding rodlin, which codes for MIKKVLATGAVAASILGLSATSAMAIGDDTGTTSVNGNGAESEFGNSETKGDQSPQLSLVQGSLNKPCIALPVKANAGALVGILAAVAVQDVNVLSNPQNQQCTDNSTQAKGDEPLSHILSDIPVLSGNGAGNS
- a CDS encoding chaplin, with protein sequence MRQVLNKSMIVMAAASGILTAAGGYAHADASADGVAANSPGVGSGNAVQVPVHVPVNLCGNTVNVIALLNPAFGNTCANVSSGGEHGGGSSGASADGHAVGSPGVASGNLAQVPVEIPLNACGNTIDVVGALNPAFGNSCANHSGHDHGHPPVDEPPVDEPPTDEPPVDEPPTDEPPVDEPPTEEPPTEEPPTEEPPAEEPPSEEPPTSVPPTSKPPVDQPPAGNPGPNTPGSQLAQTGAGDIGLAAGASAALLLGGTVLMRRTRGSRN
- a CDS encoding acetyl-CoA C-acetyltransferase → MPDPTDVVICEPLRTPIGRFGGAFARQTPAALAARVIAEVVARTGIDPERIDEVILGHAYPTSDAPAIGRVAALDAGLPETVTGAQTDRRCGSGLQAVLDAAMQIRAGFSEVVIAGGVDVMSAAPYYTHDGRWGITGPGLQLHDSLARGRVTAGGVNHPVPGGMIETAENLRRAYSISRADQDALALRSQARAARAAQEGRYDAETVPVTVRTRKGETVVTADEHPRPDTTAEQLAALRPIMGESDPEATVTAGNASGQNDAAAACLVTSAATAERLGLTPLVRLVSFARAGVPAATMGIGPVPATHAALGRAGLTLADLDLIEINEAFAAQVLACTRELGLGEKDHEQRINVNGSGVSLGHPVGATGARILATLSHEMHRSEARYGLETMCIGGGQGLAAVFERITV
- a CDS encoding LysR family transcriptional regulator, whose translation is MELRHLTAFTAVAEELHFGRAAKRLQMAQPPLSQQIRRLEKELGVALFERNTRSVRLTSAGESFLEPVRTVLEDLDTAVRAARAAGRGEYGRVTIGFAGASSHGTLPLLTRAVRAAHPALELVMKGQTYANVALSGVADGTLDLGFVRLPVTRPGVSFRVIDEEELLCALPSDHRLAGLESIPIGILADEPFVSFPANAGSTVRDAMVQACEATGFNPRVVQEAPDSYTILALVAAGVGVTLTVSSVQHIQQTGLVYRPLAGPPIRRQAALAWRADNPSAALRTVLAVAEEALPTPGAD